In Bradyrhizobium sp. 200, the sequence TGGGCGCGACGCGGGTCAATTGCATGATCCTCTTGATCCTGGCCGGCGCTTCCTACATGGGCACGTCGATGGCCTATACCGGCATCCCGATGGCGCTCGCGACCTGGGTGAACGGCCTGCAGCTCAGCCCCTATGCGCTGATCGCGGCGCTCACCGTCATGTACATCGTGCTTGGCACGGCGCTCGACGGCATTTCCATGATCGTGCTGACCACGGCAATCGTTATTCCGATGGTGAAGCAGGCCGGCTTCGATCTCGTCTGGTTCGGCATTTTCCTGGTGCTGGTGGTGGAAATGGCGGAAGTCTCTCCGCCCGTCGGCTTCAATCTGTTCGTCCTGCAGACCATGAGCGGCAAGGATTCCAACACGGTCGCCAAGGCGGCCCTGCCATTCTTCTTTTTGCTAGTTCTCGCGGTTGCCATCATCACCATATTTCCTGATATCGTGATGGTACTGCCGCGGATCGCGTTTCCGGGCTAGAAAGAGGTGTTGTCATGTTAAAGCTTATTAGAACGTGCGCGTTGGCCGTCTGCGTCGCGGCGCTTGCCGGCCCTGCAATGGCGCAGACAAAATGGAATCTTCCGGCAGCCTATCCGGCAGACAATCCGCATTCGGTGAATCTGATCGCGTTTGCCAAGGACGTTGCCGACGCCACCGGCGGCAAGCTGCAGATCACCGTGCATCCCGCGGCGTCACTGTTCAAGGCGCCGGAAATCAAGCGCGCGGTCGCAACCGGGCAGGCGCAGGCGGGCGAGGTCCTGATCTCGCTCCATGAGAACGAAGATCCGATGTTCGGCATCGACGTCGTCCCGTTCGTGGCGACGAGCTATCCGGCAGCCAAGAAGCTGTGGCTGGCGTCGAAACCCGCGATCGAGAAGAAACTCGCATCGCAGGGCCTGATGCTCCTCTTCGCGGTACCGTGGGGTCCGCAGGGCATTTATGCCAAGAAAGACCTCAACACCGTCGAGGATATGAAAGGCTTGAAGTGGCGCGCCTATAATGTGGGTACGTCGCGCATCGCCGAACTGGTCGGCGCGCAGCCCGTCACCATCCAGGCGGCGGAACTGCCGCAGGCGCTGGCGACCGGCGTCGTGAACGCTTTCATGACCTCGGGCTCGACCGGCTACGACAGCAAGTCCTGGGAAACCATGACGCACTTCTATGACACGCAGGCCTGGATTCCGAAGAACGTCACCTTCGTGAACAAGGCGGCGTTCGACGCGCTGGACAAGCCGACGCAGGACGCGATCCTCAAGGCGGCGGCGGTCGCCGAGGAGCGCGGCTGGAAACTCGCGGAAGAAAAGGCGAAGTGGTATCTCGAACAGCTTCAGGCCAACAAGATGAAGGTGCTGCCGCCGCCTCCGGCCCTGAAGGCCGGCCTCGAGAAAATCGGAGAGCAGTTGACCGCTGACTGGTCGAAAAAGGCCGGCCCCGATGGTGAAGCCGTGATAGCAGCGTACAAGAAGTAGAACTGTCGCCATCTCGCAGAGCCCGGCATTCGCTTGCCGGGCTCTGCTATTTCGTGGGATGCCGGCGATCAGGACCGCTCCGTACATCCTTAGATAGAACGGTAATCGTTTCTTAGGAGCATCGCGATACCGTCTCAAGCATCTTCACAGCGCGTCGCCGCCGGTTACGAAGAATGGCGACTGAGTTTTGGAAATGCCGCCATGCAAGTGTCCTACAATCCCTTTTCTCCTTCGTTCCGTGCATGGCAATTGCCGCAGCCGCCGGAGCCGCCCCGGCTTTTGGCCGAGCTCGCCGCGAACCATCAGGCGTCGTCAAGCGCAAAGCCGCCGGGCGGACCGTCGACCCCGCCCACCGGCAGCACCGGCCAATCACCGGGCGTGCAGGCGTTTCTGCTTCGCGTGCAGGAACTGGAGGCGTTGTATCTGCTGGGGAGTGACGGCAACGACAAGCTGTCTGGCTGGAGCAACAGTTTCATCGATGGCGGCAGCGGCAACGACCGGATCAGTGTCTGGTCCGATAGTGTGGTGGATGCCGGCACCGGCGACGACATGGTCCGCGCCTGGTCGAATACAGTGACGATAGGTGGCGCCGGAAACGACGTGGTCAGCGCCTGGTCCGACAGCGTGGTCGATGCCGGCGATGGCGACGACATGGTGCGCGCCTGGTCGAACACCGTGACGATGGGTGGCGCCGGAAACGACACGATCAGCGCCTGGTCCGACAGCGTGGTCGATGGCGGCGCGGGCGATGACACGATTTCGGTCTGGTCCGCCAGCCGCGCCTATGGTGGCGACGGTAACGATTCCATCTCAGCTCGCGTCGGCGGCTATGTCGAAGGCGGAGCGGGCAACGACGCCATCGATGCGGACAACGGAACGGTCGCGAGTGGCGGCGCCGGCGACGACGTGATCCGCGCTGACCGTGGCTCGACAGTCCTGTTCAACGTCGGCGATGGCAAGGACACAGTCTTCGCCAACCGCGACGTTACCGTCAAATTGGGCGAAGGATTCTCGGCTGCGAATATGGACGTCACGATATCCGGAAATGTCGCGACGGTGTCCTTTGGCGACGGCTCGGACCAGTTGACGTTGGATATCGGATTCCACCCGGTGAACCTCTCCTTTGCCGATGGCACCAGCGCCGAGATCAAGGTCGACACGTTCAGTGCCATGCGTGCGCGAAGCCCTTCCTGAAAACTTGAAAACCTCGCCGACCCGCTAAAGCGTGCGGTAGCGCTCGATCGATGAAAGATCGGGCGCCATGCCAAGGCCCGGCTCCTCTTTCAGCGCGACTTGGCCCTCGGACACGTCGAAGACCGGTCCGCAGAACTGATCGCGCAGCGGATTGTCGTTGACGTCCACTTCCAGCCAACCGTCGCCTCCGGCGCCGGCAAGCAGATGTGCGGACGCCAGCAATCCTATTCCGCCACCGAGGTAATGCGGGCAAAAGGTCTTGCCTGCTTTCAGGATGTCATCCGCCAGTCCGCGGCAGATCGACAGCCCGCCCCATTTGGCGATGTCAGGTTGAACGACATCAAGCACATCCTCTGAAAGAACCTGCTCGAAGCCTTCGCGGCTCGCAATATTCTCGCCGGCCGCAAGCGGCATGCTGGCGCTTGCGCGCAGCCTCTGCCACTCCGGCTGGGGACGATCGGCACGAAGCGGCTCTTCCAGCCAACACAGATCGAACTCGCCGAGCCGCGGCACGATCTCCAGCGCCTGATCGATCGACCAGCCCTGATTGACGTCCGCCGCCAGCGTGCCGTCGCCAATGACGGCGCGCAGCGCCGCCAGATTGGCGAGATCCGCCGCCACATCGAATCCGATCTTGAGCTTCAGCGCGCGGTGACCGCGCTTCACGGCCGCTTCAGCAGTCTGCCGCGCCCCGCCTGGATTGATACCGCTGGCGTACACCTTGATCCTGCCGGAACGGCCGCCAAGCAGCCGCCACAGCGGCTGCTTGTGCCGGCGGGCATGAAGATCCCACAGCGCTAGATCAATTCCTGCGATGGCCTGGGCGAACGGCCCGGGCTCTCCGCATTGCAGCGCCAGCACCGCGGTGCCCTGCGTCAGAGTCTCGAAAGCCTGCGCGGGACCGTCAAGCTCGCGCCCGATCACCGCCGGCGCGAGCACCTCATTGACGAGCCGCGTCCGGTGTTCGGCGCCGGTCGAAGGAAAGTTCGACCAGACCTCGCCCCAGCCGACAATACCGTCTTCGTCTTCGGCGCGAACGAACACCGCCGGGCGGTTCAGCATGCGGCCGAACGAGGTCACCACCGGCGTCGACAGCGGATAGCGATAGCAAAACGCCTGGATTGTGCGAAGGGAGAAGGCCATTTTCGGATCCCGCGATCTCACCTCTTAGCGATCAGGTCACGACATTGCTAGTACGCGCGCGCGAAATCGCCTTCCTGCCTGATCTCGCTAAAGGCAGGAAAGCGCGCTTTCCATTGCGTGCCCTTTGCC encodes:
- a CDS encoding TRAP transporter substrate-binding protein; amino-acid sequence: MLKLIRTCALAVCVAALAGPAMAQTKWNLPAAYPADNPHSVNLIAFAKDVADATGGKLQITVHPAASLFKAPEIKRAVATGQAQAGEVLISLHENEDPMFGIDVVPFVATSYPAAKKLWLASKPAIEKKLASQGLMLLFAVPWGPQGIYAKKDLNTVEDMKGLKWRAYNVGTSRIAELVGAQPVTIQAAELPQALATGVVNAFMTSGSTGYDSKSWETMTHFYDTQAWIPKNVTFVNKAAFDALDKPTQDAILKAAAVAEERGWKLAEEKAKWYLEQLQANKMKVLPPPPALKAGLEKIGEQLTADWSKKAGPDGEAVIAAYKK
- a CDS encoding mandelate racemase/muconate lactonizing enzyme family protein codes for the protein MAFSLRTIQAFCYRYPLSTPVVTSFGRMLNRPAVFVRAEDEDGIVGWGEVWSNFPSTGAEHRTRLVNEVLAPAVIGRELDGPAQAFETLTQGTAVLALQCGEPGPFAQAIAGIDLALWDLHARRHKQPLWRLLGGRSGRIKVYASGINPGGARQTAEAAVKRGHRALKLKIGFDVAADLANLAALRAVIGDGTLAADVNQGWSIDQALEIVPRLGEFDLCWLEEPLRADRPQPEWQRLRASASMPLAAGENIASREGFEQVLSEDVLDVVQPDIAKWGGLSICRGLADDILKAGKTFCPHYLGGGIGLLASAHLLAGAGGDGWLEVDVNDNPLRDQFCGPVFDVSEGQVALKEEPGLGMAPDLSSIERYRTL